In Candidatus Promineifilum breve, one genomic interval encodes:
- a CDS encoding glycosyltransferase family 2 protein, with amino-acid sequence MLSVIIVNWNVRDLLRECLHSLDAGRGALALEVIVVDSASADGSVEMIRAEFPWVRLIPCDENVGFPRGNNLGLAEARGDYLLLLNPDTVVLGDALAVMRDYLVAHPTVGAIGPQLLNPDGTVQSSRRRFPTLATGFFESTWLQGLAPGVLRRYYALDLPDDATAEVDWLVGACIMVPRAVYERIGGLDEGYFMYSEELDWCRRIVAAGWRVVYHPAAQVIHHVGQSSDQAVTARHVNFQRAKLRYYRKYHGRAAAGALRLFLLGNYAGQLALEGVKGALGSKPDLRRQRVRAYAAVLRSGLPPAGY; translated from the coding sequence ATGCTCTCCGTCATCATCGTCAACTGGAACGTGCGCGACCTCTTGCGGGAATGCCTGCATTCGCTTGACGCCGGGCGTGGGGCGTTGGCATTGGAAGTCATCGTTGTGGATAGCGCCTCGGCCGACGGCAGCGTCGAGATGATAAGGGCCGAGTTCCCGTGGGTGCGCCTCATCCCCTGCGACGAAAACGTGGGCTTCCCGCGCGGCAATAACCTGGGCCTGGCCGAGGCACGCGGCGACTATTTGCTGTTGCTCAACCCCGATACGGTCGTGCTGGGCGACGCGCTGGCGGTCATGCGGGATTATCTGGTGGCCCATCCCACGGTTGGCGCGATCGGGCCGCAATTGCTGAACCCCGATGGAACTGTGCAATCGTCGCGCCGCCGCTTTCCCACGCTGGCGACTGGCTTCTTTGAGTCCACCTGGCTGCAAGGGCTGGCTCCCGGTGTGCTGCGGCGCTACTACGCCCTCGACCTGCCCGACGACGCCACGGCCGAAGTCGATTGGTTGGTCGGCGCGTGTATCATGGTGCCGCGCGCGGTCTACGAGCGCATCGGCGGCCTCGATGAAGGCTACTTCATGTACTCCGAAGAACTCGACTGGTGCCGCCGCATCGTCGCCGCCGGCTGGCGTGTCGTCTACCATCCGGCGGCACAGGTGATCCATCACGTGGGCCAGAGCAGCGACCAGGCCGTGACCGCCCGCCACGTCAATTTTCAGCGGGCCAAGTTGCGCTACTATCGCAAGTATCACGGCCGCGCGGCGGCCGGGGCGTTGCGGCTGTTCCTGCTCGGTAACTACGCCGGGCAGTTGGCGCTGGAAGGCGTGAAGGGCGCGCTGGGCAGCAAGCCCGACCTACGGCGGCAGCGCGTCCGGGCCTATGCCGCCGTGTTGCGCTCCGGGCTGCCGCCGGCGGGGTATTAG
- a CDS encoding TatD family hydrolase, whose product MANGIQETDGTVILVDTHCHLDFRTLAPDIDGVVERAVAAGVTRMIIPALDLASVRATLALAERFPEIWAAVGVHPNSAEGWQDAWIDELRAAAAHEKVVAIGEIGLDYYWHKTPPDVQQRAFTLQLELAGELGLPVIVHNREASDDTLRLLAASPVAGRARAGVLHSFDGDWALAERVLDLGLTIGFTGPLTYKKADALRDVAARVPLDRLLIETDSPYQTPEPFRGKRNEPAYVRLVAERLAELRGLPLAEIGRVTTANAEALFNLTTDH is encoded by the coding sequence ATGGCTAACGGGATTCAAGAGACGGACGGCACGGTTATTCTCGTCGATACCCATTGCCATCTCGACTTCCGCACGCTGGCCCCGGATATCGACGGGGTGGTTGAGCGGGCGGTGGCCGCCGGCGTCACGCGGATGATCATCCCCGCGCTCGATCTGGCGAGCGTCCGGGCAACGTTGGCCCTGGCCGAGCGCTTTCCTGAGATATGGGCGGCCGTCGGCGTCCATCCCAACTCGGCCGAGGGTTGGCAGGACGCATGGATCGACGAACTGCGCGCCGCCGCCGCGCACGAGAAAGTTGTCGCCATCGGCGAGATCGGCCTGGACTACTACTGGCACAAGACCCCGCCGGACGTGCAGCAGCGCGCGTTCACCCTTCAACTCGAACTGGCCGGGGAGTTGGGGCTGCCGGTCATCGTCCACAACCGCGAGGCGAGCGACGACACGCTGCGCCTGCTGGCCGCTTCGCCGGTCGCCGGGCGGGCGCGCGCGGGCGTGCTGCACTCGTTCGACGGCGATTGGGCGCTGGCCGAACGCGTACTTGATCTGGGCCTCACCATCGGCTTCACCGGCCCACTGACCTATAAGAAGGCTGATGCCCTGCGCGACGTGGCCGCCCGCGTGCCGCTCGACCGCCTCCTGATCGAGACGGATTCGCCCTACCAGACGCCGGAGCCATTTCGAGGCAAGCGCAACGAACCGGCCTACGTGCGCCTGGTAGCCGAGCGCCTGGCCGAATTGCGCGGCCTGCCCCTGGCCGAGATCGGGCGCGTCACTACAGCTAATGCCGAAGCACTTTTCAATCTGACCACTGACCACTGA
- a CDS encoding PaaI family thioesterase — protein MNAFQDYYPDEVSYCYGCGRLNEHGLQIKSYWEGDESVCRYQPRPYHMAVPGYVYGGLIASLIDCHGTGTAAAAAYRAQGREMDSDPPLRFLTASLHVDYLKPTPIDQPLELRGRVKEIKGRKVIVAIDLLAHGELCARGEIVTVQVPDDFMAKLMASAE, from the coding sequence ATGAATGCTTTCCAGGACTACTACCCCGACGAAGTAAGCTACTGCTACGGCTGCGGCCGTCTGAATGAGCACGGCTTGCAGATCAAGAGCTATTGGGAGGGCGACGAGTCAGTTTGCCGTTACCAGCCGCGGCCGTACCACATGGCCGTACCCGGCTACGTCTACGGCGGCCTCATCGCCTCGCTGATCGATTGCCACGGCACGGGCACGGCCGCCGCCGCCGCGTACCGGGCGCAGGGCCGCGAGATGGACAGCGACCCGCCGCTGCGCTTCCTGACCGCTTCGCTCCACGTCGATTACCTGAAGCCCACGCCCATCGACCAGCCGCTGGAGCTGCGCGGCCGAGTCAAGGAGATCAAGGGGCGCAAGGTCATCGTCGCCATCGACCTGCTGGCCCACGGCGAACTGTGCGCGCGGGGCGAGATCGTGACGGTGCAGGTTCCCGATGATTTTATGGCCAAGCTGATGGCGAGTGCCGAGTAG
- a CDS encoding phosphoglucomutase/phosphomannomutase family protein, with the protein MTQIIFGTDGWRGRIAEDYTFDNVRRCAQGFAAFLRETGQAEKGAVIGYDQRFQAEHFAAASAEVLAANGVKVWLTQSNTPTPAISYAVADKRAAGAINITASHNPPHDCGFKVRDAGGGAIPPADLKRIEAAIPTIDGVRRMKLDDALSDGLVIKFDAAPAYIDLLHSLVDIEPIKAAGFNVLVDCMWGNGAGWFPRLLGGGATQIHEVHNERNPVFPHMSRPEPIPPNIDDGLSYAPLLDADVVIITDGDADRVGLGDEDGRFIDQLRVFGLLGYYFLEIRGQRGPIVKTISTTKMLNKLGKLYDVPVYETGVGFKYIAPKMKEVDAMIGGEESGGYAFRGHVPDRDGIMAGLFLLDMMLKTGKKPSQLLNLLFEKVGPHFYDRIDTAFETARRDEVQARVLAARPATIAGLKVTNISTQDGFQFHMEDGGWLLIRFSGTEPIIRVYTETTHADRVQDILQDGLRIAGLK; encoded by the coding sequence ATGACGCAGATCATATTCGGTACGGACGGCTGGCGCGGCCGGATCGCCGAGGATTATACATTCGACAACGTGCGCCGCTGCGCCCAGGGCTTCGCCGCCTTTCTGCGCGAGACGGGCCAGGCCGAGAAAGGCGCGGTGATCGGCTACGACCAGCGCTTCCAGGCCGAGCATTTCGCCGCGGCCTCGGCCGAGGTGCTGGCCGCCAACGGCGTGAAGGTCTGGCTGACCCAGAGCAACACGCCCACCCCGGCCATCTCCTACGCCGTGGCCGACAAGCGCGCCGCCGGGGCCATCAACATCACCGCCAGCCACAACCCGCCCCACGATTGCGGCTTCAAGGTGCGCGACGCCGGCGGCGGGGCCATTCCCCCGGCCGATCTGAAGCGCATCGAGGCGGCCATCCCCACAATCGATGGCGTCCGGCGCATGAAGCTCGACGACGCGCTGAGCGACGGCCTGGTCATCAAGTTCGACGCCGCCCCGGCCTACATCGATCTACTGCACAGCCTGGTGGACATCGAACCGATCAAGGCCGCCGGCTTCAACGTTCTGGTCGATTGCATGTGGGGCAACGGCGCGGGCTGGTTTCCGCGCTTGCTGGGCGGCGGGGCGACGCAGATCCACGAGGTGCACAACGAGCGCAACCCGGTCTTCCCCCATATGTCGCGGCCGGAACCCATTCCGCCCAACATCGACGACGGGCTGAGCTACGCCCCGCTGCTGGACGCCGACGTGGTCATCATCACCGACGGCGACGCCGACCGGGTGGGGCTGGGCGACGAGGACGGCCGCTTCATCGACCAGTTGCGCGTCTTCGGCCTGCTGGGCTACTACTTCCTGGAAATTCGCGGCCAGCGCGGCCCCATCGTCAAGACGATCTCGACCACCAAAATGCTCAATAAATTGGGCAAGCTCTACGACGTGCCCGTCTACGAGACCGGCGTGGGCTTCAAGTACATCGCCCCCAAGATGAAGGAAGTCGACGCGATGATCGGCGGCGAGGAGAGCGGCGGCTACGCCTTCCGCGGCCACGTGCCCGACCGCGACGGCATCATGGCCGGCCTCTTCCTGCTGGACATGATGCTCAAGACGGGCAAGAAGCCGTCGCAACTGCTCAACTTGTTATTTGAGAAGGTCGGCCCCCACTTCTACGACCGCATCGACACCGCCTTCGAGACCGCCCGCCGCGACGAGGTGCAGGCCCGTGTGCTGGCCGCCCGCCCGGCAACCATTGCCGGGCTGAAGGTGACCAACATCTCCACCCAGGACGGCTTCCAGTTCCACATGGAAGACGGCGGCTGGCTGCTCATCCGCTTCAGCGGCACCGAGCCGATCATCCGCGTCTACACCGAGACCACCCACGCCGACCGGGTGCAGGACATTTTGCAGGATGGGCTGCGCATCGCCGGTCTGAAATAG
- the gmd gene encoding GDP-mannose 4,6-dehydratase, with translation MPTALITGVTGQDGSYLAELLLQQGYRVVGMVRRTSTLNFHRIAHIQEQLELVPGDLSDQVSLIHILEEYQPEEVYNLAAQSFVQTSWNQPVFTGDVTALGVTRVLDAIRIVNPRIRMYQASSSEMFGKVVEVPQKETTPFYPRSPYGVAKVYGHWITINYRESYNLHASSGILFNHESPRRGLEFVTRKISHQAAKIKLGLANELRLGNLDARRDWGFAGDYVRAMWLMLQRDTPDDYVVATGETHSVEQFLDVAFEHLDLDWREYVVQDERFMRPAEVDLLVGDPSKAGRDLGWEPTVSFAELVRMMVDADLQLLRDGAIAV, from the coding sequence ATGCCAACAGCATTAATCACCGGCGTCACCGGGCAGGACGGCTCCTATCTGGCCGAACTCCTGTTGCAGCAAGGGTACCGGGTGGTGGGCATGGTGCGACGCACCAGTACGCTCAACTTCCACCGCATCGCCCATATCCAGGAGCAATTGGAACTCGTGCCCGGCGACCTGAGCGATCAGGTGTCGCTCATCCACATTCTGGAGGAGTACCAGCCGGAAGAGGTCTACAATCTGGCGGCGCAATCGTTCGTGCAGACCTCGTGGAACCAGCCGGTCTTCACCGGCGACGTGACCGCGCTGGGCGTCACCCGCGTGCTCGACGCCATCCGCATCGTCAACCCGCGCATTCGCATGTACCAGGCCAGCTCCAGCGAGATGTTCGGCAAGGTCGTCGAAGTGCCGCAGAAGGAGACGACGCCCTTCTACCCGCGCAGCCCCTACGGCGTGGCCAAGGTCTACGGCCACTGGATCACCATCAACTACCGCGAGAGCTACAACCTCCACGCCTCGTCGGGCATCCTGTTCAATCACGAGTCCCCCCGGCGCGGGCTGGAGTTCGTGACGCGCAAGATCAGCCATCAGGCGGCCAAGATTAAACTGGGGTTGGCCAACGAACTGCGGCTGGGCAACCTGGACGCGCGGCGCGACTGGGGCTTTGCCGGCGACTACGTGCGCGCCATGTGGCTCATGTTGCAGCGCGACACCCCCGATGACTACGTGGTCGCCACCGGCGAAACCCACTCGGTCGAGCAATTCCTCGACGTGGCCTTTGAGCATCTGGATCTGGATTGGCGCGAGTACGTCGTCCAGGACGAGCGCTTCATGCGCCCGGCCGAGGTCGATCTACTGGTGGGCGACCCCAGCAAGGCCGGCCGCGATCTGGGCTGGGAGCCGACGGTATCCTTCGCCGAACTGGTGCGCATGATGGTCGACGCCGACCTGCAACTACTGCGCGACGGCGCGATTGCTGTTTGA
- a CDS encoding class I SAM-dependent methyltransferase, giving the protein MLTSFSIKSLYALALAEGEGMGTAYEYYVKRMALGRFLNDRPRPQSILIAGLPEKYGVSLDFLLLATEVGAKATVIDNRPAALERLNGALQTLAGMPGAPSITPPVHQVLADLDSLGALDGRYDLVLSSEVLQRLSPAGRQSFVGRLSHSAAAVALFCPNADNEAHNSRSGLGGLTLGEIQALTTDDRPQTAAKLAGGSRPSSVVGRLSSSGFIDMPPFPPGITRSAEQREEATSGRFEALVMWGLGRYAHVERYLPGGVRRRQSHIVYAFIGG; this is encoded by the coding sequence ATGCTCACTAGCTTCTCCATTAAATCGCTCTACGCCCTTGCCCTGGCCGAGGGGGAAGGGATGGGCACGGCCTACGAATATTATGTCAAGCGGATGGCGCTGGGCCGCTTTCTGAATGACCGGCCGCGGCCGCAATCCATCCTCATTGCCGGGCTGCCGGAGAAGTATGGCGTCAGCCTCGACTTCCTGCTGCTGGCGACCGAAGTGGGGGCCAAGGCGACGGTCATTGACAACCGCCCGGCGGCGCTGGAGCGGTTGAACGGCGCGTTGCAGACGTTGGCGGGGATGCCCGGCGCGCCGTCGATTACGCCGCCCGTCCATCAGGTGCTGGCCGATCTGGACAGCCTCGGCGCGCTCGATGGCCGTTATGATCTCGTCCTGTCTTCGGAAGTGTTGCAGCGACTGTCCCCGGCCGGCCGCCAATCGTTCGTCGGCCGGCTGAGCCACTCGGCCGCGGCCGTGGCTCTCTTCTGCCCCAACGCCGACAACGAGGCCCATAACAGCCGTAGCGGGTTGGGGGGGCTGACGTTGGGGGAGATACAGGCCCTGACGACAGACGACAGACCACAGACCGCGGCCAAACTAGCGGGGGGCAGCCGCCCGTCGTCGGTCGTCGGTCGTCTGTCGTCCTCCGGCTTCATCGACATGCCGCCGTTCCCGCCCGGCATCACCCGCTCGGCCGAGCAGCGCGAGGAGGCCACCAGCGGCCGATTCGAGGCGTTGGTCATGTGGGGGTTGGGCCGCTATGCCCACGTGGAGCGATATTTGCCAGGGGGCGTGCGTCGCCGTCAATCCCATATCGTCTATGCTTTCATCGGCGGTTGA
- a CDS encoding helix-turn-helix domain-containing protein produces MEDQARGKREVTHSRMLSTTQVASEYNITPRKLRYHLQRNEIPGAYKDTQGRWLIPEDSLESFVGQIENQISVMERILAYWSRLTSRPWWQLVALLIGALSIIGLIVGLLVDVPELLEPSPVAVPQATVYEENVPGLPLTTVPSQLRELLPEARLMTSVSIDLNGSPPNEFIISWGENYYDPDLAVFGYDIGKGWQPLLQLRDLAEGCDLGPFYEGVLNLYNDTKRQLVLSCMHTIGGYGFYFEVYQYSDLGLMDRIFSSKNGGAAGLADVPVDIQIINEKLYVYVLDGIYLCTWVDHSLACERAKIDPGPNVVIVEYWIDEDEHVRLSQKSVNLEVGQYLGLRARSPEDARGVDRIQYSANGTLQERADYYYAAQAGDNSFTIGFVGPFPAELDVTIVDPIDSSFTP; encoded by the coding sequence ATGGAAGATCAAGCCAGGGGAAAACGGGAGGTTACCCATTCAAGAATGCTTTCGACTACTCAAGTTGCGTCTGAGTACAATATTACTCCACGCAAGCTGCGATACCATCTTCAGAGAAACGAGATTCCAGGGGCCTACAAAGATACGCAAGGGCGTTGGTTAATCCCTGAAGATTCCTTGGAGAGTTTTGTTGGCCAGATCGAGAACCAAATCAGTGTAATGGAAAGAATACTGGCTTACTGGAGTCGCCTTACGTCTCGTCCTTGGTGGCAACTGGTTGCTTTATTAATCGGGGCCTTGAGTATTATCGGATTGATAGTGGGACTCTTGGTTGACGTGCCTGAATTATTAGAGCCCTCGCCTGTTGCAGTGCCTCAAGCTACCGTCTATGAAGAAAATGTCCCTGGATTACCATTAACTACTGTGCCTTCACAACTCCGAGAGCTTTTGCCTGAGGCCAGGTTGATGACATCTGTGTCGATAGATTTAAATGGCAGCCCACCAAACGAGTTCATTATCAGTTGGGGCGAAAATTATTATGATCCAGATCTAGCTGTGTTCGGATACGACATCGGCAAAGGGTGGCAGCCTCTCCTCCAACTTCGTGACTTAGCTGAAGGATGCGATCTTGGACCCTTCTACGAAGGGGTTCTTAACCTGTATAATGATACAAAACGACAGTTAGTACTGTCGTGTATGCATACTATAGGTGGTTATGGTTTCTATTTTGAAGTTTATCAATACAGCGATTTGGGGTTAATGGATCGCATTTTCTCGAGCAAGAATGGGGGAGCAGCTGGGCTGGCTGATGTTCCTGTAGATATACAGATTATCAATGAAAAACTGTATGTGTACGTACTCGATGGCATTTACCTTTGCACTTGGGTGGATCATTCGCTCGCTTGCGAAAGAGCCAAAATTGATCCTGGACCTAACGTTGTTATTGTCGAATACTGGATTGATGAAGACGAACACGTACGACTCTCTCAGAAAAGTGTTAATCTAGAAGTGGGTCAATATCTTGGATTGAGAGCGAGATCCCCTGAAGATGCCCGGGGGGTAGACAGAATACAATATTCTGCTAATGGCACACTTCAGGAGAGGGCAGATTACTACTATGCTGCGCAAGCTGGGGATAACTCTTTTACTATAGGCTTTGTCGGCCCATTCCCAGCCGAACTTGATGTCACAATCGTCGACCCTATTGATTCCTCTTTCACCCCGTGA
- a CDS encoding helix-hairpin-helix domain-containing protein, translated as MPASLADIRRFLIDTFNDDELTTLCFDHFPEVFQEFAAGMTLGRKALQLVDYCRRRERVAELLDILRRERPESFGKALSGRIRAVERRVNINTAGVEELRNLPGIGEKLAGGIVAGRPFEVVDDLARVLGIGPKRLAAVQDWCVV; from the coding sequence ATGCCCGCCTCCCTCGCCGACATCCGCCGCTTCCTGATCGACACGTTCAACGATGACGAGTTGACCACCCTCTGTTTCGACCATTTCCCGGAGGTCTTTCAGGAGTTCGCCGCCGGCATGACCCTCGGCCGCAAGGCGCTGCAACTGGTCGATTATTGCCGGCGGCGGGAGCGCGTGGCGGAATTGCTCGACATCCTGCGCCGTGAGCGGCCGGAGTCGTTCGGCAAGGCGCTGAGCGGGCGGATTCGCGCCGTCGAGCGGCGGGTGAATATCAATACGGCCGGGGTTGAGGAGTTGCGGAATTTGCCGGGGATTGGGGAGAAGTTGGCGGGGGGGATTGTGGCGGGGCGGCCGTTTGAGGTTGTGGATGACTTGGCTCGCGTGCTCGGAATTGGCCCCAAGCGGTTAGCGGCTGTGCAGGACTGGTGTGTGGTTTGA
- a CDS encoding radical SAM protein, producing MAGVLARVPLFQAYRRFGWPKLLPLNITLSPSPRCNSRCLTCNIWMKRENEMTLDEWDKALASLGRAPYWFTISGGEPFMFGGIVELAQLAYEHCRPGIINIPTNSILSTIPDKVERIARSCPESQLIINLSLDGVGEKHDFIRGVPGNFIKFEERLRQLLALRDSLPNLNIGIHSVVSVFSVGHLDELIAYAEQSGADQFITEIAEPRVELDTVGLPITPSPEQYNAAIDRLIAYVESKRYRGVARITEAFRVEYYKLVKRILEEQDQVIDCYAGWASAQIYADGTIWPCCVRADNLGNLRDHNYDFKEIWFGDKIREVRRSIAAKECYCPLANASYTNMLIDPPTLSRVGLKVISPDSIAIRGAGEQGGRGAGEKESLPAHADK from the coding sequence ATGGCGGGCGTATTGGCCCGCGTACCCCTTTTTCAGGCCTACCGCCGCTTCGGCTGGCCTAAATTGCTACCCCTCAACATCACGCTATCCCCCTCGCCGCGCTGCAATTCGCGCTGCCTGACCTGCAATATCTGGATGAAGCGCGAGAACGAGATGACGCTGGACGAGTGGGACAAGGCGCTGGCCTCGCTCGGCCGCGCCCCCTACTGGTTCACCATCAGCGGCGGCGAGCCGTTCATGTTCGGCGGCATCGTCGAACTGGCCCAACTGGCCTACGAACATTGCCGGCCGGGCATCATCAACATCCCTACCAACAGCATCCTCAGCACCATCCCCGACAAGGTGGAGCGCATCGCCCGCTCCTGCCCGGAGAGCCAGCTGATCATCAACCTGTCGCTCGACGGCGTGGGCGAGAAGCACGACTTCATCCGCGGCGTGCCGGGTAACTTCATCAAGTTCGAGGAGCGCTTGCGGCAACTGCTGGCCCTGCGCGATAGCCTGCCCAATCTCAACATCGGCATCCATTCCGTCGTCTCCGTGTTCAGCGTCGGCCATCTGGACGAACTGATCGCCTACGCCGAACAATCCGGCGCGGACCAGTTCATCACCGAGATCGCCGAGCCGCGCGTCGAACTGGACACCGTGGGCCTGCCCATCACCCCCAGCCCGGAGCAGTACAACGCGGCCATCGACCGGCTCATCGCCTACGTCGAGAGCAAGCGCTACCGGGGCGTGGCCCGCATCACCGAGGCCTTCCGGGTGGAGTATTACAAGCTGGTCAAGCGCATTCTGGAGGAGCAGGATCAGGTCATCGACTGCTACGCCGGCTGGGCCAGCGCCCAGATCTACGCCGACGGCACGATCTGGCCCTGCTGTGTCCGCGCCGATAACCTGGGCAACCTGCGCGACCATAACTACGATTTCAAGGAAATCTGGTTCGGCGACAAGATCAGGGAAGTCCGCCGCAGCATCGCCGCCAAGGAGTGCTACTGCCCGCTGGCGAATGCTTCTTATACCAATATGCTTATCGATCCGCCGACGCTGTCGCGTGTGGGGTTGAAGGTTATCTCTCCCGATAGTATTGCCATTCGAGGCGCAGGGGAGCAGGGGGGCAGGGGAGCAGGGGAGAAAGAGTCCTTACCGGCCCACGCCGACAAATGA
- a CDS encoding glycosyltransferase, with protein sequence MERIRCSMGIMAHNEEANVGRLLARVGESRLARVDVTEIIVVASGCTDRTEEVVCRAADRDGRIRLISQPTREGKASAMNLFLAQATSDVLVLSSADLLPGEDSLEQLVAPFADPEIGMTACRPMPVNDPATFMGFAAHLLWELHHQMNVSGGFKAGEMIAFRKVFARIPPHTAVDEASVEPLIRGQGYAVQYVPEAVVYNKGPETVDDFLRQRRRIYAGHLEMQDHLGYAVSTMSGGRIGGLLLRHLTWRPKELWWTARVVALEAYGRYLGRRDYKARRSHTVWEIAATTKELETK encoded by the coding sequence ATGGAACGCATCCGCTGCTCGATGGGCATCATGGCCCACAACGAAGAGGCCAACGTCGGCCGCCTGCTGGCCCGCGTCGGCGAATCGCGCCTGGCGCGTGTCGATGTCACCGAGATCATCGTCGTTGCCAGCGGCTGCACCGACCGGACGGAAGAAGTCGTTTGCCGGGCGGCTGATCGCGACGGGCGCATCCGCCTGATCAGCCAGCCGACGCGCGAGGGCAAGGCGTCGGCCATGAACCTGTTCCTGGCCCAGGCCACCAGCGACGTGCTGGTGCTCAGCAGCGCCGACCTGCTGCCGGGCGAGGACAGCCTGGAGCAGTTGGTAGCCCCCTTCGCCGACCCGGAGATCGGCATGACCGCCTGCCGCCCCATGCCGGTCAACGATCCGGCCACGTTCATGGGCTTCGCCGCCCACCTGCTATGGGAGCTGCACCACCAGATGAACGTCAGCGGCGGCTTCAAGGCCGGGGAGATGATCGCCTTTCGCAAGGTCTTCGCCCGCATCCCGCCGCATACGGCCGTCGATGAGGCCAGCGTGGAGCCGCTCATCCGCGGCCAGGGCTACGCGGTGCAATACGTGCCCGAAGCCGTGGTCTACAACAAGGGGCCGGAGACGGTCGACGATTTCCTGCGCCAGCGGCGGCGCATCTATGCCGGGCATCTGGAGATGCAGGATCACCTGGGCTACGCGGTCAGCACCATGAGCGGCGGGCGCATCGGCGGGCTGCTATTGCGCCATCTGACCTGGCGACCGAAAGAACTATGGTGGACGGCGCGCGTCGTGGCCCTGGAAGCCTACGGCCGCTACCTGGGCCGCCGGGATTATAAGGCGCGGCGCAGCCACACCGTGTGGGAAATCGCCGCGACGACCAAGGAGTTGGAAACAAAGTGA
- a CDS encoding DegT/DnrJ/EryC1/StrS family aminotransferase: MTQIPFLDLTAAYRRLQAEIDAALGRVAAGGRYILGDEVAAFESEFAAYLGLDHAVGVASGTDAVMLALRACGVGPGDEVITVSHTAVATVAAIELCGATPRLVDIDAATFTMAPAAFAAALTPRTKAMIVVHLYGNPADMDAIIPIARAHGLAVIEDCAQAHGARYRGRLVGALGDVAAFSFYPTKNLAALGDGGAVATNRPEIADRLRQLRQYGWRERYISEIPGTNSRLDELQAAVLRVRLRRLDEENDARRRLAAAYTQALAGLPVTTPYARPDDKHVYHLYVIQTERRDALQAHLTRQGIGTAIHYPVPVHRQPAYLRLGYGPGSLPATEAAAREILSLPLYPDLPPEAVATVAGAIASFLAG, encoded by the coding sequence ATGACTCAAATCCCCTTTCTTGACCTCACCGCCGCCTACCGTCGGCTGCAAGCGGAGATCGACGCCGCCCTCGGCCGCGTGGCCGCCGGCGGGCGCTACATCCTGGGCGATGAGGTGGCGGCCTTCGAGAGCGAATTCGCCGCCTATCTGGGCCTTGACCACGCCGTGGGCGTCGCCTCCGGCACCGACGCGGTGATGCTGGCGCTGCGGGCCTGTGGAGTGGGGCCGGGGGATGAGGTCATCACCGTCAGCCATACGGCCGTCGCCACCGTGGCCGCCATCGAGCTATGCGGTGCGACGCCCCGCCTGGTCGATATTGATGCCGCTACCTTCACGATGGCCCCGGCTGCCTTTGCAGCCGCCCTCACGCCGCGCACCAAGGCCATGATCGTCGTCCATCTCTACGGCAACCCGGCCGATATGGACGCTATCATCCCCATCGCCCGCGCCCACGGGTTGGCGGTCATCGAGGATTGCGCCCAGGCCCACGGCGCGCGCTATCGCGGCCGGCTGGTGGGCGCGCTGGGGGATGTCGCCGCTTTCAGCTTTTATCCGACGAAAAACCTGGCCGCGCTGGGCGACGGCGGCGCGGTCGCCACCAATCGCCCGGAGATTGCCGACCGCCTGCGCCAACTGCGCCAATACGGCTGGCGCGAGCGCTACATCAGCGAGATACCCGGCACCAACAGCCGGCTGGACGAGCTACAGGCGGCCGTGTTGCGGGTGCGGCTGCGCCGGCTGGACGAGGAGAACGACGCCCGCCGCCGCCTGGCCGCGGCTTATACCCAGGCGTTGGCCGGTCTGCCCGTGACCACGCCCTACGCCCGCCCTGATGACAAGCACGTCTATCACCTCTACGTCATCCAAACCGAACGGCGCGATGCTTTGCAAGCTCATCTGACGCGGCAGGGCATCGGCACGGCCATCCATTACCCCGTGCCCGTCCACCGGCAACCGGCCTATTTGCGACTCGGCTATGGGCCGGGCAGCCTGCCGGCCACCGAAGCGGCGGCGCGGGAAATTCTGTCCCTGCCGCTCTACCCCGACCTGCCGCCCGAGGCCGTGGCGACCGTCGCCGGGGCCATCGCCAGCTTCCTGGCTGGGTGA